A stretch of the Geovibrio thiophilus genome encodes the following:
- a CDS encoding YqiA/YcfP family alpha/beta fold hydrolase — MRILYFPGLAHVVEKSVNTKNSLKYIHLARHFTVDIFPYSQTPELSDADGYDALVGSSFGGYFALNMAVRKNITGIVVNPSFYLDRRIRMLKVTGDGLDHIDEDRLINLKCTESLKKNGQNLHIFMNMDDDVIEPAGIQHACDEYGINFYPFKTGGHEAHNFEKQMLPRIIKILK, encoded by the coding sequence ATGAGAATACTTTATTTTCCGGGACTAGCCCATGTGGTTGAAAAATCAGTGAATACAAAAAACAGCCTTAAATATATCCATCTCGCGCGCCATTTCACGGTAGATATTTTCCCCTACAGTCAAACACCCGAACTCAGCGATGCGGACGGCTATGACGCTCTGGTAGGTTCATCCTTCGGCGGGTACTTCGCCCTGAATATGGCGGTGCGTAAAAACATCACAGGGATAGTCGTAAACCCCTCTTTTTATCTGGATCGGCGCATCCGCATGCTCAAAGTCACAGGGGACGGGCTTGACCATATAGATGAAGACAGACTTATAAACCTCAAATGCACTGAATCGCTGAAAAAGAACGGACAAAACCTGCATATTTTCATGAACATGGATGATGACGTGATAGAACCGGCAGGCATTCAGCATGCCTGCGATGAATACGGAATCAACTTCTATCCCTTCAAAACCGGCGGTCACGAAGCCCACAACTTTGAAAAGCAGATGCTGCCGAGAATAATCAAAATTTTAAAATAA
- the xthA gene encoding exodeoxyribonuclease III, with protein sequence MKLVSFNVNSVRKRTAHIAAFAASNGADIIALQETKTEDEFFPAAEFAEMGFHSEYYGQKTHYGVAVLSKLKPSGTVKGIPAEGEQKRFIMCRYETPKGILSVINCYFPQGESRDTERKFTMKREFYTGVAEYIKSNFKETDLYALTGDFNVAYTDLDVGIGADSVKRWLKEGKCCFLPEEREWMSKLYSIGMQDTYRLIHPESDDLFSWFDYRSKGFEREPKRGLRIDTVLVSPALAGLTVGAGIDYATRGMDSPSDHCPVWAEFDL encoded by the coding sequence ATGAAATTAGTCTCATTCAATGTTAACAGCGTCAGGAAAAGAACAGCGCATATCGCAGCCTTTGCGGCGTCAAACGGAGCAGATATAATTGCCCTTCAGGAAACCAAGACTGAAGACGAATTTTTTCCTGCGGCAGAGTTTGCGGAGATGGGATTTCACAGCGAATATTACGGGCAGAAAACCCACTACGGCGTTGCGGTTCTCTCTAAACTGAAACCCTCCGGAACGGTAAAGGGCATACCCGCCGAGGGTGAACAGAAGCGGTTTATAATGTGCCGCTATGAAACACCGAAGGGAATACTGAGCGTTATAAACTGTTATTTTCCCCAAGGGGAGAGCAGAGACACCGAAAGAAAATTCACCATGAAGCGTGAGTTTTACACAGGCGTGGCGGAATATATAAAATCAAACTTCAAAGAGACGGACCTTTACGCTCTTACGGGTGACTTCAATGTCGCCTATACCGACCTTGATGTCGGGATAGGGGCGGACAGCGTGAAGCGATGGCTCAAAGAGGGGAAATGCTGTTTTCTCCCCGAAGAGAGGGAGTGGATGAGTAAGCTGTACTCCATAGGAATGCAGGACACATACAGACTCATTCATCCTGAATCGGACGATCTTTTCTCATGGTTCGACTACAGAAGCAAGGGCTTTGAGCGTGAGCCGAAACGGGGACTGCGCATCGATACCGTTCTGGTGAGTCCCGCTCTGGCAGGGCTGACCGTCGGCGCCGGAATAGATTATGCCACAAGAGGGATGGATTCCCCGTCAGACCACTGTCCTGTCTGGGCAGAGTTCGATCTTTAG
- a CDS encoding AEC family transporter: MANMLVMLYSFIMGIVMKRSGRFPSATANVLNQFIINITFPAVTLLYIHQLEFSADLIFPALMGITVFAFGAGFFLVVGKMLKLNDKTIGCLMLSGGLGNTSFVGFPMINAFYGEEHIGIGVLCDQGSFFVLSTLGIMIAAKYASGKVSSWEIVKKVLMFPPFQAMVLALILKPVVFPQWFIDFLRALGATVTPLALASVGFQLHLGDIKTAYGRLSLGLFYKLILAPLVVFLLYVFVFGARGQAIQVTVFEAAMAPMVTSSIIAAENGLDRPLTALMVGVGIPLSFLTAAVWYYLLLWV, translated from the coding sequence ATGGCGAATATGCTTGTGATGCTCTACAGCTTCATTATGGGAATCGTGATGAAGCGTTCGGGGCGTTTTCCTTCGGCAACGGCGAATGTTCTGAACCAGTTTATCATCAACATTACCTTTCCCGCCGTGACGCTGCTTTACATACACCAGCTTGAGTTCAGCGCGGATCTTATCTTTCCCGCTTTGATGGGGATAACCGTTTTCGCATTCGGCGCAGGCTTTTTCCTTGTCGTGGGAAAAATGCTTAAGCTGAACGATAAGACAATAGGCTGTCTCATGCTTTCAGGCGGTCTGGGAAACACGTCCTTCGTGGGATTCCCCATGATAAACGCATTCTACGGTGAGGAGCACATAGGCATAGGCGTTCTCTGCGATCAGGGCTCTTTTTTCGTGCTTTCGACTCTGGGGATTATGATTGCCGCAAAGTATGCGTCCGGCAAAGTAAGTTCTTGGGAAATAGTGAAAAAGGTGCTGATGTTCCCCCCTTTTCAGGCTATGGTGCTGGCACTTATCCTTAAGCCTGTGGTTTTTCCGCAGTGGTTTATAGATTTTCTGCGGGCACTCGGAGCCACGGTAACCCCTCTGGCGCTTGCCTCCGTGGGGTTTCAGCTTCATCTGGGCGATATAAAAACCGCTTACGGCAGACTGAGCTTGGGGCTTTTTTATAAACTTATCCTTGCTCCGCTTGTTGTATTTCTGCTCTATGTTTTTGTGTTCGGCGCCCGCGGGCAGGCGATTCAGGTCACTGTGTTCGAGGCAGCCATGGCGCCAATGGTCACTTCAAGTATAATAGCCGCCGAAAACGGTCTGGACAGACCCTTGACGGCGTTAATGGTGGGGGTAGGCATACCTCTTTCCTTCCTGACCGCCGCAGTATGGTATTACCTGCTGCTGTGGGTATAA
- a CDS encoding Tex-like N-terminal domain-containing protein has translation MFIEKIANEFSLKTANVKNLIELHLDGNTVPFIARYRKEMTGGMDAEEIRAVIERYEYIVHLEKRKEEVIEAIREREKLTPELEKAIRAAETLKDVEDLYAPYKSKRKTKGDIAREAGLLPLADFIRGTEDLSGLEAEAAKYLNEAVTDVPAAIEMATDIITEDIGRDPEVRIRIRELYASTTMVSCEKRKEVTDRTSYEDYYEYEEKITTLPPHRVLAIFRGEREKILKVKLNPDEELCLAAVTGISAQKGMKLNSITLKCSNTALKKTISVSAELDLRSTLRDEAELKAIDVFAKNLKSLLLTPKVKGKVIMGIDPAYRTGCKFAVVDETGRLLDWGVMYPTKPQEDVEGSRRLFLKSMEKCGVTAVAIGNGTASRETEEFVAELIKDKELKITYTIVSEAGASVYSAGEVAAREFPELDVTIRGAISIARRVVDPLSELVKIEPRSIGVGMYQHDVNPKKLGESLEYVVEDVVNSVGVDLNTASPSLLQYVAGLTKSTAEKIVALRERIGRFMSRRQLMEVDGIGQQTFLQCAGFLKVYDGEEPMDAMFIHPESYESTYSLLGKLNVSLKNTELIRLALKSKNLKKIAEEAGLGEFTMKDILENLERPDRDIRDSLDPVIFKKGVVNLEDIKEGMTLQGKVTNVVDFGAFVDLGLKNDGLVHISHLADKFVKHPSDVVSVGDNVHVRVLSVDKDRGRVSLTMKTR, from the coding sequence ATGTTCATCGAAAAAATCGCAAATGAATTTTCGCTCAAAACCGCAAATGTTAAGAACCTCATCGAACTCCATCTGGACGGGAACACTGTTCCGTTCATAGCCCGTTACAGAAAGGAAATGACAGGCGGAATGGACGCCGAGGAGATTAGGGCGGTTATCGAAAGATACGAATACATCGTGCACCTTGAAAAAAGAAAGGAAGAGGTGATTGAGGCGATAAGGGAACGTGAGAAACTCACTCCTGAGCTTGAAAAGGCGATCCGTGCCGCCGAAACCCTGAAGGATGTGGAGGATCTCTACGCACCGTACAAGTCCAAACGCAAAACCAAGGGAGACATTGCCCGTGAAGCGGGACTTCTCCCTCTGGCAGACTTTATCAGAGGCACTGAGGATTTAAGCGGGCTTGAAGCGGAAGCGGCGAAGTATCTCAATGAAGCCGTGACGGATGTTCCCGCAGCTATAGAGATGGCGACCGACATAATTACCGAGGACATAGGACGGGATCCCGAAGTCAGAATCCGTATCAGAGAGCTTTACGCCTCAACCACTATGGTCTCCTGCGAGAAACGCAAGGAGGTCACTGACCGGACATCCTATGAGGATTACTACGAGTACGAAGAGAAGATAACAACGCTGCCGCCCCACAGGGTTCTCGCCATTTTCAGAGGTGAACGGGAAAAGATACTCAAAGTGAAGCTCAATCCCGATGAGGAGCTTTGTCTCGCCGCCGTGACAGGCATCTCCGCTCAGAAGGGGATGAAGCTGAACAGCATCACGCTGAAATGCTCAAACACTGCGCTTAAGAAGACAATAAGCGTATCCGCCGAACTTGACCTGCGCTCCACTCTCAGGGATGAGGCGGAACTCAAGGCTATTGATGTTTTTGCGAAAAACCTGAAGAGCCTGCTCCTTACTCCGAAGGTTAAGGGAAAGGTGATAATGGGTATAGATCCCGCATACAGAACGGGCTGCAAGTTTGCTGTTGTGGACGAGACAGGCAGGCTCCTTGACTGGGGAGTGATGTATCCTACCAAGCCGCAGGAGGATGTGGAAGGAAGCAGAAGGCTTTTTCTCAAGTCCATGGAAAAATGCGGCGTGACCGCTGTCGCCATAGGCAACGGAACAGCCAGCCGTGAGACCGAGGAGTTTGTGGCGGAGCTCATTAAGGATAAAGAACTTAAAATCACATATACCATAGTCAGCGAAGCGGGCGCTTCCGTGTATTCCGCAGGCGAAGTCGCCGCCAGAGAGTTTCCGGAGCTTGATGTAACGATAAGAGGGGCAATTTCCATTGCCAGAAGGGTGGTAGACCCCCTGAGCGAGCTTGTGAAGATAGAGCCGCGTTCAATCGGCGTGGGGATGTATCAGCATGACGTAAACCCCAAGAAGCTGGGCGAGAGCCTCGAATACGTGGTTGAAGACGTGGTGAACAGCGTGGGCGTGGATCTAAACACCGCCAGCCCTTCCCTCCTTCAGTATGTTGCAGGGCTTACCAAAAGCACTGCGGAAAAGATCGTTGCCCTGCGTGAAAGGATAGGGCGCTTCATGAGCCGCAGGCAGCTTATGGAGGTGGATGGCATAGGTCAGCAGACTTTCCTCCAGTGCGCCGGATTCCTTAAGGTTTATGACGGTGAGGAACCTATGGACGCAATGTTTATCCACCCTGAAAGCTATGAATCCACTTACTCGCTTCTTGGGAAGCTGAATGTTTCTCTCAAAAATACCGAGCTCATACGCCTTGCGCTTAAGAGTAAGAATTTAAAAAAGATAGCGGAAGAAGCAGGTCTCGGCGAGTTCACCATGAAGGATATTCTGGAAAACCTTGAAAGACCGGACAGAGATATAAGGGACAGCCTCGATCCTGTGATATTCAAAAAGGGTGTTGTAAACCTTGAGGACATCAAAGAGGGCATGACATTGCAGGGCAAAGTGACCAACGTGGTGGATTTCGGCGCGTTTGTTGATCTCGGTCTGAAAAATGACGGACTGGTGCATATCTCGCATCTTGCGGATAAGTTTGTGAAGCATCCGTCCGATGTCGTCTCTGTCGGCGATAACGTCCATGTGCGTGTACTCTCCGTTGATAAGGATCGCGGGCGAGTCTCACTCACAATGAAAACGAGATAA
- a CDS encoding heavy metal translocating P-type ATPase, with the protein MFFTGLEKVGIVHDMPGRIRLKAPVLGNPALDATLVESGLEQIKGVKSVRVNQKAKTAVVSFDKNTDVRGDVLDVLSAFSHTVFNAEEELQNSPDLINVYWAGTMWLLKLFLPQGLRRPLTYLGAAPILMEGIETLFTRGLKVEVLDAAVISMLLARKDYFTAGSITFLLNLGHYLEESAEYRSDKMLKSLIKPEVEYVWVVRGQSEEKTAVNDLQIGDLVRAGSGEMIPVDGKVASGEGLVNQASVTGESLPVHIKPGDYVYSGTVMAEGKIIIEAEKVGSETTTARIAKFISNSLKNKSRTEVKAFAAADKMVPVTFAAGLATLLLTRDFRRASSVLSVDYSCALQLVTPTAIKASMFNAATEGIFIKGAQALENLAEIDTIIFDKTGTLTKGTLSVTEVKPYNGYNENEIVRIAASAEEYYSHPIASAVVKEAENRSLKTEQTGEVDFIIAHGVSAYVGGKNVLVGSHHFVAEDEKVVCCFADEDARNMRKKGQTILYVAIDGKLCGLIALKDTLRDESAQVIKELKKYGIKKTVMITGDHRDSALHVAELLGIDEVYYEMKPEDKAGIVKKLKTQGCKIAFAGDGVNDAPALLTADVGISLPQGADLAKETAAVILLREDLMGIVKARVLAVKTMKVIKQMFRFNIGVNTATVALSLMGRISPLTSALLHNGTTLSTLIYALSLSSYGVKQKKEK; encoded by the coding sequence ATGTTTTTCACCGGACTGGAAAAAGTCGGAATAGTGCATGACATGCCGGGGCGTATACGCCTCAAGGCTCCCGTTCTGGGCAACCCCGCTCTGGATGCAACCCTTGTGGAATCCGGTCTGGAGCAGATTAAGGGCGTTAAGTCCGTTCGTGTGAACCAGAAAGCCAAAACGGCAGTGGTCAGCTTTGACAAAAATACTGATGTCCGGGGAGATGTTCTGGATGTTCTCTCAGCGTTCAGCCATACGGTTTTCAACGCGGAGGAGGAGCTCCAGAACTCCCCCGATTTAATCAATGTCTACTGGGCGGGAACAATGTGGCTTCTCAAGCTGTTCCTGCCGCAGGGACTGAGACGCCCGCTTACCTATCTCGGCGCTGCGCCTATCCTCATGGAGGGGATTGAAACCCTTTTCACCAGAGGGCTGAAGGTCGAGGTGCTGGACGCTGCCGTTATCTCCATGCTCCTTGCCAGAAAAGACTACTTTACCGCGGGTTCCATAACCTTCCTGCTGAATCTCGGGCATTATCTTGAGGAATCCGCCGAGTACAGGTCTGACAAAATGCTGAAAAGCCTTATCAAGCCCGAAGTGGAATACGTCTGGGTGGTCAGGGGACAGTCCGAGGAAAAGACCGCAGTAAACGATCTCCAGATAGGGGATCTTGTGCGGGCAGGCTCAGGGGAAATGATCCCCGTGGACGGCAAAGTCGCCTCCGGTGAGGGGCTTGTTAATCAGGCATCCGTCACAGGCGAAAGTCTGCCGGTTCACATTAAGCCCGGCGACTATGTTTATTCCGGCACGGTGATGGCGGAAGGAAAAATCATCATCGAAGCCGAAAAGGTCGGCTCCGAAACCACAACGGCACGCATAGCGAAGTTCATAAGCAATTCGCTGAAAAACAAATCCAGAACCGAAGTTAAGGCATTCGCGGCGGCTGACAAGATGGTTCCCGTAACCTTCGCCGCAGGACTCGCCACCCTCCTTCTCACAAGGGATTTCAGGCGTGCGTCCTCCGTTCTCTCGGTGGACTACTCCTGTGCGCTCCAGCTTGTAACGCCCACAGCGATCAAGGCAAGCATGTTCAACGCCGCAACTGAGGGCATATTCATCAAAGGCGCTCAGGCGCTTGAAAACCTTGCCGAAATAGACACTATTATTTTCGACAAAACAGGAACGCTTACAAAAGGGACACTCTCCGTAACGGAGGTTAAGCCCTATAACGGATATAACGAAAACGAAATAGTCAGAATCGCCGCCTCTGCGGAAGAGTACTACTCACATCCCATAGCCTCTGCCGTGGTAAAGGAGGCGGAAAACCGCAGCCTTAAAACAGAGCAGACAGGCGAGGTGGATTTCATCATAGCCCACGGCGTCTCCGCATATGTCGGCGGCAAAAACGTCCTTGTGGGCAGCCACCATTTTGTGGCGGAGGATGAAAAAGTTGTATGCTGCTTTGCTGATGAGGATGCCCGTAATATGCGCAAAAAGGGGCAGACCATACTTTATGTCGCAATAGACGGCAAGCTCTGCGGTCTTATTGCCCTCAAAGATACCTTGCGGGATGAATCGGCTCAGGTTATAAAAGAGCTTAAGAAGTACGGCATTAAAAAGACCGTTATGATCACCGGTGACCACCGTGATTCGGCTCTGCATGTGGCGGAACTGCTCGGCATAGACGAAGTTTATTACGAAATGAAGCCCGAGGACAAGGCGGGCATAGTAAAAAAACTTAAAACTCAAGGCTGCAAAATCGCCTTCGCAGGTGACGGCGTGAACGACGCGCCCGCCCTGCTCACCGCTGATGTAGGCATAAGCCTTCCTCAGGGGGCGGATCTCGCCAAGGAAACCGCCGCAGTCATACTTCTTCGGGAAGACCTCATGGGAATAGTCAAGGCAAGAGTGCTCGCAGTGAAAACCATGAAGGTGATAAAACAGATGTTCCGGTTTAACATAGGCGTGAACACCGCTACAGTTGCTCTCTCGCTCATGGGCAGAATAAGCCCGCTGACAAGCGCCCTGCTCCACAACGGAACCACGCTTTCGACACTGATTTACGCCCTGAGTCTTTCCTCATACGGTGTAAAACAAAAAAAGGAGAAGTAG
- a CDS encoding YtxH domain-containing protein, which yields MSDQKQNPQNPQAPQGQQYGYYPYPYPPQQHYADTSVYPHLKQWFNFREPSYVKGFAVGAGIALLLTNPTVKKAIVKGVVKVWGGLQSGVEELKEQIRDVQAEVEGE from the coding sequence ATGAGCGATCAGAAACAGAATCCCCAGAACCCTCAGGCACCCCAAGGTCAGCAGTACGGCTACTACCCTTACCCCTATCCCCCTCAGCAGCATTATGCGGACACTTCCGTTTATCCTCACCTTAAACAGTGGTTCAACTTCCGTGAACCCAGCTATGTGAAAGGCTTCGCTGTCGGAGCGGGCATTGCCCTTCTTCTCACAAACCCCACAGTTAAAAAAGCCATAGTCAAAGGTGTTGTTAAGGTTTGGGGCGGGCTTCAGTCCGGCGTTGAAGAACTGAAAGAGCAGATCAGGGACGTTCAGGCGGAAGTCGAAGGGGAATAA
- a CDS encoding magnetosome protein MamC yields MHHLVKAAAGASLAGGVAGAVVGGAVSAAKQAKDVKEGKITKEEAAKRTAKDAAGAGAATAVGVAAVSLLRLGGVFGILAVFAVAAGTKYLLDTEGKKACKKVKSSVGKAAGKVSEAAAAVSEKMKNEEPLKSE; encoded by the coding sequence ATGCACCATCTGGTAAAAGCAGCCGCAGGCGCCTCCCTCGCGGGCGGAGTAGCAGGTGCGGTAGTAGGCGGAGCAGTATCCGCCGCCAAACAGGCAAAGGACGTTAAGGAAGGCAAAATCACCAAGGAAGAAGCCGCCAAAAGAACAGCGAAAGACGCGGCAGGCGCAGGAGCGGCGACAGCAGTCGGCGTTGCGGCTGTGAGTCTTCTCAGGCTCGGCGGGGTTTTCGGAATACTTGCGGTATTCGCGGTGGCGGCGGGCACAAAATACCTGCTGGACACAGAAGGTAAAAAAGCCTGTAAAAAAGTGAAATCATCTGTCGGCAAGGCTGCCGGAAAAGTCAGCGAAGCTGCCGCGGCGGTAAGCGAAAAGATGAAAAACGAAGAACCTTTAAAATCAGAATAA
- a CDS encoding HMA2 domain-containing protein translates to MLEDLIAAKKYVTVAHHVEGRIRLKVDPSVVKDPVSKKLEQISSSLPGVLDTRVNIMARSVVIRYDPNIIDPTTFEKLITTKDTEACREILKRYEDTYMQS, encoded by the coding sequence ATGCTCGAAGATTTAATCGCGGCAAAGAAATACGTCACAGTTGCCCACCATGTGGAAGGCAGGATAAGGCTCAAGGTTGACCCTTCCGTGGTGAAGGATCCCGTGAGCAAAAAACTCGAACAAATAAGCAGCAGCCTCCCCGGTGTGCTCGACACAAGGGTGAACATAATGGCGCGCTCCGTTGTAATACGCTACGACCCGAACATAATAGATCCGACAACATTTGAAAAGCTTATAACTACAAAAGATACTGAAGCATGCAGGGAGATACTCAAACGCTACGAGGACACCTACATGCAAAGTTAA
- a CDS encoding heavy metal translocating P-type ATPase translates to MITIKHSLKGRIRLKYKEMTGSPSLAAAVEESLLKLQGVSGARCSHIGGNIVINYDCTAVLPSDLIKAITETKPLLRSEINAPACKRQGCVCVRSERPKADTTATEFGILSAVLGGVFIRTKIFRLAVTQSLFSPLGLIAAAFSVPLIAKAVSDFGKTGKISLNSFLGAGVASAAIAGEALTALEILWVNTGSDLLNGYVTEKSRKAIKSILDVTSKTAFVYRDGNEIEIPVEDILVGDTVVIHTGEKISVDGLITCGEAAINEASINGRSELVHRFEGEQVFAGTYVQNGLIYVQASHVGDATYLSRILCLVEDSLGNKAPIELEADRLARKLVNTGFWMTLGTYLVTRSFYRAFSVLLVMTCPCATVLAASSAVSAAISNAASRGILIKGGRYLEEAGSQESFCFDKTGTITTDEPKVISIIPIKGKSEYDVIYSAYTAELHNRHPVAVAIRDKAREMCSTESTHAVCETILGMGVRAESMGREIFIGNAKLMNKYGISITKLAKARDEAEKLGLSVIYVAEDGKVIGILTVENKQKENVEAVIKGLREEGVKEFILVTGDEKYSAQAMADRLGFNKCHYSVLPEQKADIVAEIQQYHKVTMIGDGINDVLALAKADLGIAMGAAGSDVAVEAADIALVDDDLEKILYLRKLSRKTKEVIHQNFMLATGSNVAGAFLGAAGLLPPVMAGLLHIAHTAGVLANSSRLLKYEMQPLSVVETEAAELTEDGEKCSKI, encoded by the coding sequence TTGATAACGATTAAACACTCTCTCAAAGGGCGAATCCGCCTTAAATATAAAGAAATGACCGGCTCTCCTTCCTTAGCTGCGGCAGTGGAGGAATCCCTGCTCAAGCTCCAAGGAGTAAGCGGTGCGAGATGCAGCCACATAGGCGGCAATATAGTTATAAATTATGACTGTACCGCTGTTCTGCCCTCCGACCTTATTAAAGCCATAACCGAAACCAAGCCCCTTCTCCGCTCTGAGATTAACGCCCCTGCATGCAAAAGACAAGGCTGCGTATGCGTAAGGAGCGAGCGCCCGAAAGCGGATACGACCGCCACGGAGTTCGGCATTCTTTCCGCTGTTCTCGGCGGTGTATTCATACGCACCAAAATATTCCGGCTGGCGGTAACTCAGTCACTGTTCAGCCCCCTTGGGCTCATCGCAGCGGCGTTCTCCGTTCCTCTCATAGCAAAAGCTGTGAGCGACTTCGGCAAAACTGGCAAAATATCCCTGAACAGCTTCCTCGGCGCTGGCGTTGCGTCCGCAGCCATAGCCGGCGAAGCCCTTACCGCCCTTGAAATCCTCTGGGTAAATACGGGAAGCGACCTGCTGAACGGTTATGTTACCGAGAAATCCCGAAAGGCAATAAAAAGCATACTTGATGTCACTTCTAAAACCGCCTTCGTTTACAGAGACGGAAACGAGATAGAAATCCCTGTGGAAGATATACTGGTGGGGGATACAGTCGTTATCCACACAGGCGAGAAAATCTCCGTGGACGGGCTGATCACCTGCGGTGAGGCGGCAATAAACGAAGCCTCCATAAACGGACGCAGCGAGCTTGTGCACCGCTTTGAAGGCGAACAGGTATTCGCCGGAACCTATGTGCAGAACGGACTTATATATGTTCAGGCAAGCCATGTAGGGGATGCCACTTACCTTTCAAGAATACTCTGCCTCGTTGAGGACTCCCTCGGAAACAAGGCTCCCATAGAACTCGAAGCGGACAGACTGGCGAGAAAGCTTGTAAACACAGGCTTCTGGATGACTCTGGGCACATACCTTGTCACACGCAGTTTTTACAGGGCGTTCTCCGTCCTCCTTGTGATGACGTGCCCCTGCGCCACAGTACTTGCCGCATCATCCGCAGTGAGCGCTGCCATATCAAACGCCGCTTCAAGGGGCATACTGATAAAAGGCGGAAGATACCTTGAGGAAGCGGGTTCTCAGGAGTCCTTCTGCTTCGACAAAACAGGCACAATAACCACAGACGAACCGAAGGTAATCTCCATTATCCCGATCAAGGGAAAATCGGAGTACGACGTAATATATTCGGCCTACACCGCAGAGCTCCACAACAGACACCCCGTAGCCGTCGCCATACGTGACAAGGCAAGGGAAATGTGCAGCACGGAAAGCACCCACGCCGTATGCGAAACTATCCTCGGAATGGGCGTGCGCGCCGAATCCATGGGCAGGGAGATCTTCATCGGCAACGCCAAGCTGATGAACAAATACGGCATAAGCATCACCAAGCTCGCAAAAGCGCGGGATGAGGCGGAAAAGCTCGGCTTAAGCGTCATATATGTGGCGGAAGACGGCAAGGTGATAGGCATTCTCACTGTTGAAAACAAACAGAAGGAGAATGTGGAAGCCGTGATAAAAGGTCTCCGTGAGGAAGGGGTGAAGGAGTTCATCCTTGTTACCGGAGATGAAAAATACTCCGCACAGGCAATGGCGGACAGGCTCGGTTTCAACAAATGCCATTACTCCGTTCTGCCTGAGCAGAAGGCGGACATAGTGGCTGAGATTCAGCAGTACCATAAAGTCACCATGATAGGCGACGGCATAAACGATGTACTGGCGCTGGCAAAGGCGGATCTGGGCATAGCCATGGGCGCCGCCGGGTCTGACGTTGCAGTGGAAGCGGCGGACATAGCCCTTGTGGATGATGACCTTGAAAAAATACTCTACTTAAGAAAACTCAGCAGAAAGACAAAGGAAGTAATACACCAGAACTTTATGCTGGCAACAGGCTCAAACGTAGCTGGGGCGTTCCTCGGCGCGGCGGGGCTTCTGCCTCCGGTGATGGCGGGGCTTCTGCACATAGCCCACACAGCGGGTGTTCTGGCTAATTCTTCCAGACTTTTAAAATACGAAATGCAGCCTCTCTCCGTTGTGGAAACGGAAGCAGCTGAATTAACAGAGGATGGGGAAAAATGCTCGAAGATTTAA
- a CDS encoding tRNA dihydrouridine synthase codes for MTLSRKSDNIITESLKKNVFVAAPMAGVSTPPFRLAVRDFFDGIIFSEMVSVEGLIRGGKKTLEYVRLTERDNPYALQLFGSRPESIHDAIKICDEHSNADFYDINMGCPVKKVLKSGSGAALLKDTVKIREIIKAARKATDKPLTVKIRLGWDRGSINYPEVLEIAAGEGIDAVSLHGRTKSEMFSGEVDYAMIADAVKRSPIPVIGNGNVADTESCRRMRETGAAGVMIGRGMMKAPWIFKALSEGKDPDGFLTPREIHSLIYRMIRYEALYREEKYYSDAIKKYAVWFTKGLPESSVFRTEIYTTKTMTETTELIDRYFENIPVL; via the coding sequence ATGACACTCAGCCGGAAATCGGATAACATAATCACAGAAAGCCTTAAGAAAAATGTATTTGTCGCCGCTCCCATGGCAGGCGTCAGCACGCCTCCGTTCCGTCTTGCCGTACGTGATTTTTTTGACGGAATAATTTTTTCGGAGATGGTCTCTGTTGAGGGGCTGATCAGGGGCGGGAAAAAAACTCTGGAATATGTCCGCCTCACGGAAAGGGACAATCCTTACGCCCTCCAGCTTTTCGGTTCCAGACCGGAATCGATCCATGACGCCATCAAGATCTGCGACGAACACTCGAATGCTGACTTTTACGACATAAACATGGGCTGTCCCGTAAAAAAAGTGCTGAAAAGCGGCAGCGGTGCCGCTCTGCTCAAGGACACGGTTAAAATCAGGGAGATAATCAAAGCTGCCAGAAAAGCCACTGACAAGCCGCTGACGGTCAAAATCCGCCTCGGCTGGGACAGAGGCAGCATAAACTATCCGGAAGTGCTCGAAATAGCCGCAGGTGAAGGCATAGACGCCGTAAGCCTGCACGGACGCACCAAATCAGAGATGTTTTCAGGCGAAGTCGACTACGCCATGATCGCTGACGCAGTGAAGAGAAGCCCTATACCGGTCATCGGCAACGGAAATGTTGCCGACACGGAATCCTGCCGCAGGATGAGAGAAACCGGAGCGGCGGGCGTAATGATCGGGCGGGGAATGATGAAGGCTCCGTGGATTTTCAAGGCGCTTTCAGAGGGCAAGGACCCGGACGGCTTCCTCACGCCCCGGGAGATACACTCGCTCATTTACAGAATGATCCGTTATGAGGCACTCTACAGAGAGGAAAAATATTACTCGGACGCGATAAAAAAATATGCTGTCTGGTTCACGAAAGGTCTTCCGGAATCCTCAGTATTCAGAACTGAAATCTACACAACAAAAACTATGACAGAGACCACAGAACTCATTGACAGATATTTTGAAAATATCCCGGTTCTCTGA